The following are encoded together in the Kwoniella europaea PYCC6329 chromosome 1, complete sequence genome:
- a CDS encoding dihydropyrimidinase has protein sequence MAKQFDLIIKNGAVLTSDGVGRYEIGIKDGKIIQLSPSIDSGLAKEVIDAEGGYVMPGGVDAHVHIAQDFTSGPKGVMGKCADDFLTGSRSAVCGGTTTIIAFAQQNRSDESLLKVVQNYHALSEKSGAYCDYGFHVIITRPEVQMLEKELPKLIEDWGITSCKLFMTYSSMQLSDNQLLDVMYETRKRFMTTMIHAENGDLISWLTNKLEQRGLVEPFYHAISRPPVVEMEATHRAIVLAEMIQNPVLFVHVGSASAAQIIRNAQTRGFPIYAETCPQYLHLTWDDLKRFHSPKCFENSKMICSPPPGPDDSDQEALWAGLRNGTFTIYSSDHCPFRYKDVHGKALGVLQHEQSLGSARCPVDQEHLSEILDDKTGHFKYVPNGCPGVETRLPLLFEYGLKTGRVSPERYVDLVSTAPAKLYGLYPIKGALIPGISDADLVIWYPNDALPSFKLTNANLHHNVDYTPYEGMEFGNWPRYTIVRGQIVWAEGELRASASVGKYLKRGTNQLATRPTNSIASDKRRVATWLYKA, from the exons ATGGCCAAACaatttgatctgatcatcaaGAACGGAGCTGTGTTGACGTCCGACGGTGTTGGGCGGTATGAAATCGGTATtaaagatgggaagataatACAATTATCTCCTAGTATAGACTCAGGACTGGCGAAGGAGGTTATCGATGCGGA AGGAGGGTATGTGATGCCCGGTGGAGTCGATGCCCATGTTCATATCGCACAAGACTTTACCAGCG GACCGAAAGGTGTGATGGGCAAATGCGCGGATGACTTCCTCACCGGTTCTCGGTCGGCGGTGTGCGGCGGGACCACCACGATCATCGCTTTTG CTCAGCAAAATCGAAGCGACGAGTCATTGTTGAAGGTAGTGCAGAACTATCATGCATTGTCCGAAAAAAGCGGCGCGTACTGTGATTACG GCTTTCATGTGATCATCACTCGCCCGGAGGTACAAATGTTGGAAAAGGAGCTCCCGAAGTTGATCGAGGATTGGGGAA TCACATCGTGCAAGCTGTTTATGACATACTCGTCAATGCAGCTGAGCGATAATCAGCTGTTAGATGTTATGTATGAGACTCGCAAGCGCTTCATGACAACA ATGATCCATGCTGAAAATGGGGATCTCATATCTTGGCTGACAA ATAAATTGGAGCAAAGAGGGCTGGTGGAACCCTTCTACCACGCAATATCACGACCGCCAGTTGTAGAGATGGAAGCGACCCATAGGGCCATCGTCCTGGCCGAAATGATACAGAATCCTGTCCTTTTCGTACATGTCGGTTCAGCG TCTGCAGCCCAAATCATACGTAATGCCCAAACTCGAGGATTTCCAATCTATGCCGAGACCTGTCCTCAATACCTGCACCTGACATGGGATGATCTG AAACGATTCCATTCTCCCAAATGTTTTGAGAATTCAAAAATGATTTGCTCGCCTCCTCCTGGGCCAGATGACTCTGATCAAGAAGCTTTATGGGC TGGACTCCGCAATGGAACCTTCACCATCTATTCTAGTGATCACTGTCCATTCCG ATACAAAGACGTACACGGCAAAGCCCTTGGTGTGTTACAGCATGAGCAGAGTCTGGGGTCTGCCAGATGTCCTGTGGATCAAGAGCACCTATCTGAAATCTTAGACGACAAGACAGGTCACTTCAAGTACGTGCCgaatg GCTGTCCAGGAGTGGAGACGCGTCTGCCTTTGCTATTCGAATACGGTCTGAAAACTGGGCGTGTAAGTCCCGAACGGTATGTAGATCTAGTCTCAACCGCGCCAGCCAAGTTG TATGGTCTGTACCCGATCAAAGGCGCCCTGATCCCTGGTATTTCCGATGCGGATCTCGTAATATG GTATCCCAACGACGCCCTGCCATCCTTCAAGCTCACGAATGCCAACCTTCATCATAACGTTGACT ATACCCCTTATGAAGGGATGGAATTCGGGAATTGGCCGCGATATACCATTGTGAGAGGCCAGATCGTGTGGGCCGAAGGGGAGCTCCGAGCGTCTGCGAGTGTTGGAAAATATCTTAAGAGAGGGACTAATCAGCTTGCAACGAGACCGACGAATTCAATAGCTTCTGACAAGCGCAGGGTCGCTACTTGGTTGTACAAAGCATGA